The following proteins are co-located in the Larus michahellis chromosome 9, bLarMic1.1, whole genome shotgun sequence genome:
- the VMA21 gene encoding vacuolar ATPase assembly integral membrane protein VMA21 gives MERYGQTVLSAASAPDFRQNEGSLTSTLRTLLFFTALMITLPVGLYFSSKAYVFEGTLGMSDRDSYFYAAIVAVVTVHVVLALFVYVAWNEGSRQWREGKQD, from the exons ATGGAGCGTTACGGTCAGACGGTGCTGAGCGCGGCCTCCGCGCCCGACTTTAGGCA aaatgaggGTTCATTAACATCAACTTTAAGAACACTTCTATTCTTCACAGCTCTAATGATCACATTACCTGTTGGGCTATATTTTTCATCAAAGGCTTATGTATTTGAAG GTACCTTAGGAATGTCCGACAGAGACAGCTATTTTTATGCTGCCATAGTCGCTGTAGTTACTGTTCATGTGGTACTTGCTCTCTTTGTATATGTAGCATGGAATGAAGGTTCTCGACAGTGGCGGGAAGGCAAACAGGACTAG